cggcccgcgcggccggcgaggcgtaCTACAACCCCAGCGCGTGCCGGCCGTCCGTCCCGTGCGGCGGCAGCGTCGAGGTCCGCTACCCGTTCTTCCTCGCCAGCGCCGACATGGCCATCGACGCCGACGGGTACACCGCCCACTCCTACTGCGGGTACCCCGGCATGGCGGTCGCCtgcgacggcggccgcgcgaCCCTGCGGCTCAAGGACAGCAACTACACCGTGCTGGCCATCGACTACGACAAGCACACCGTGAcggtcgccgacgccgacgtggtggacggcggcggcgggtgcccgCAGGTGAAACACAACGTCTCCGTGCCGGTGGAGGCCTGGCTCAACCTCTCGACCACCGCCAACGTCAACctcgccttctacttcggcTGCGCCTTCACGgcggccaccccgccgccgccgcccatccctCCGATAAACTGCAGCGGCTTCCCGAAGCGGGACGGGGTGTCCTACGTGGCGGCGCTGAACGACGACGTGCCGCCCAAGGACCCGTGGCCGCGGGCGTGCAAGGAGGTGGTCGTCGCGCCGGTGCTCAAGGACCGGCTGGTGAGCTCTGAGTACCTCCCGCGCCTGAACAGCGACGGGTACGGCGAGCTGCTGAAGCGGGGGTTCCAGCTGACCTGGGACCCGAGCGCCGGGCCGTGCTTCGTCTGCGAGGACTCCGGCGGGCAGTGCAGCTACAACCAGAGAGGCGAGTTCACCGGCTGCTTGTGTTCCGACGGGGGTGTGCGCAGCACGGAATGTGGTCATAAATCTGGTATAGACActtgtttcttttgttttaATTTTCGCTTCCGTGGTGAAATTTTTAATCAGGACTCTGTTGTGTGTGTCTTCATCCCGTTGAACTatattcttttttaaaaaaaacattaagAGGTAGTTACAAtgggatttttattttttagttcCGGCCTTGATCACTCTCAAGCAAGTGATTACAGCCATACAACGGGATTTTTAACACAGAGCATGAGTCCATAAACGTTTTTTTAGGTCATAGCTTAGAAAAAACCGTTTTGCCGCTTGCCAACAGATAAGTCAAGAACTAGTCAGCAAACGTGTTCAAGTTCCACATTCCCTCGTCGTCTTTATACAAGGAATAGGACATGACCCCATAGAGATTTGCATTAAAATGCCGTGACAAATCAATTACAGATATCCACGTCCACGTCTTAGATCTATTGTCCACACTGCCAGACATAGTGATCAGGCCGTTACCCACTCAGATTCACAACTTTTTTCTATTTCGTACAGCATGTTGTCAGTAATTTCAAAGATCTATTTTTGGGTATTGCAGGATCCCCGAGGTCAGAGAAGAAGAAAATCACAGCATGTATGTAAGGATTATTCCAAGTCAATTTATAGTTTCCTTTTGGTTCTTTTGTGTGTTTTCGTTtgcatctctctctctatatatgtttttttttgttctagaTTCAGTGTTCCTTATTTATACCGCATAAGTTTACACTTTACAGATAGCAACTGGTGCCACATCATCATGACTTTTGTACTGTTTAATTGTTCTTGCAGATATAGTACCAGCCGTGACGGGTGCAGTTTTACTGTCGGTGCTCCTTTCAGTGTGTGCTCTGTATCGTAATAAATTTCAGGGCACAACGTTTTGGAAAGAGGCATCGAAGCATGCTCCAAACATTGAATCTTTCTTGCAAAAGCATGAAGCTCGGAACCCAAAGAGATATACTTATTCAGAAGTGAGAAGAATGACCAAATCCTTCGCACACAagctaggccaaggaggctttGGTGCTGTTTACAAGGGCAGCTTGCCAAATGGGCGTGAAGTAGCAGTGAAGCTTCTCAAGAGCTCCAAGGATGATGGCCAGGAGTTCATGAATGAGGTAGCAAGCATCATGAGAACTTCTCATGTTAATGTTGTGGCTCTGCTAGGGTATTGTCTCCAAGGATCCAAAAGAGCTCTGGTTTATGAATACATGCCTAATGGTTCACTTGAAAGATTTGCTTTTGGGCAAAACTCCAAAGGAGGCAACTCACTAAGTTGGGAGAAGTTATTTGATATTACTGTTGGCATTGCTCGTGGACTTGAATATCTTCATCGAGGCTGCAGTACCCGCATCGTGCATTTTGACATTAAACCGCACAATATTTTACTGGACCAAGATTTCTGTCCAAAGATCTCCGACTTTGGATTGGCAAAATTCTGTTTGAAAAAAGAGAGTATTATCTCGATTGACGGTGCAAGGGGAACCATCGGCTATATTGCCCCAGAGGTTTTCTCACAGCAATTTGGAGAGGTGAGTAGCAAGTCTGATGTGTATAGTTATGGGATGATGGTCCTTGAGACGGTTGGAGCAAGGAAGAATATCAATAATAATTCAGAGACCAGTAGCAAATATTTTCCTCAATGGGTTTATGAACATTTGGATGAATACTGTGTCAATGCCGGTGAGATCATTGATACCGAGCTTGTTAGAA
The nucleotide sequence above comes from Panicum virgatum strain AP13 chromosome 3K, P.virgatum_v5, whole genome shotgun sequence. Encoded proteins:
- the LOC120697927 gene encoding LEAF RUST 10 DISEASE-RESISTANCE LOCUS RECEPTOR-LIKE PROTEIN KINASE-like 2.8: MALLAVVARLLLAAASLAAARAAGEAYYNPSACRPSVPCGGSVEVRYPFFLASADMAIDADGYTAHSYCGYPGMAVACDGGRATLRLKDSNYTVLAIDYDKHTVTVADADVVDGGGGCPQVKHNVSVPVEAWLNLSTTANVNLAFYFGCAFTAATPPPPPIPPINCSGFPKRDGVSYVAALNDDVPPKDPWPRACKEVVVAPVLKDRLVSSEYLPRLNSDGYGELLKRGFQLTWDPSAGPCFVCEDSGGQCSYNQRGEFTGCLCSDGGVRSTECGHKSGSPRSEKKKITAYIVPAVTGAVLLSVLLSVCALYRNKFQGTTFWKEASKHAPNIESFLQKHEARNPKRYTYSEVRRMTKSFAHKLGQGGFGAVYKGSLPNGREVAVKLLKSSKDDGQEFMNEVASIMRTSHVNVVALLGYCLQGSKRALVYEYMPNGSLERFAFGQNSKGGNSLSWEKLFDITVGIARGLEYLHRGCSTRIVHFDIKPHNILLDQDFCPKISDFGLAKFCLKKESIISIDGARGTIGYIAPEVFSQQFGEVSSKSDVYSYGMMVLETVGARKNINNNSETSSKYFPQWVYEHLDEYCVNAGEIIDTELVRKLIVVGLWCIQLQPNNRPSMTRVVEMLVSRANELEIPPQNLFC